Proteins encoded together in one Telopea speciosissima isolate NSW1024214 ecotype Mountain lineage chromosome 4, Tspe_v1, whole genome shotgun sequence window:
- the LOC122658775 gene encoding ATP-dependent zinc metalloprotease FTSH, chloroplastic — protein sequence MASTSSSMNALLPSNFTATRLHFSPRNTRPYLPQSSFSSKRKLLITRSLHQEKPNSKNLMNIPSQAALAAVIFTSISQGIPPALAIDNNNSFPSSSSSSPPPVLEVEVAKPNASPSSPFSQNLNLTAPKPQTQSTSDLPDGTQWRYSEFLNAVKKGKVERVRFSKDGSTLQLSAVDGRRATVTVPNDPDLIDILAMNSVDISVSEGDSGNGLFNFIGNLLFPFLAFAGLFFLFRRAQGGPGGPGGLGGPMDFGRSKSKFQEVPETGVTFADVAGADQAKLELQEVVDFLKNPDKYTALGAKIPKGCLLVGPPGTGKTLLARAVAGEAGVPFFSCAASEFVELFVGVGASRVRDLFEKAKSKAPCIVFIDEIDAVGRQRGAGLGGGNDEREQTINQLLTEMDGFSGNSGVIVLAATNRPDVLDAALLRPGRFDRQVTVDRPDVAGRVKILQVHSRGKALAKDVDFEKIARRTPGFTGADLQNLMNEAAILAARRDLKEISKDEISDALERIIAGPEKKNAVVSEEKKKLVAYHEAGHALVGALMPEYDPVAKISIIPRGQAGGLTFFAPSEERLESGLYSRSYLENQMAVALGGRVAEEVIFGQENVTTGASNDFMQVSRVARQMVERFGFSKKIGQVAIGGPGGNPFLGQQMSSQKDYSMATADVVDAEVRELVEKAYSRAKQIITTHIDILHKLAQLLIEKESVDGEEFMSLFIDGKAELYVA from the exons ATGGCTTCAACGAGCAGCAGCATGAACGCCCTCTTGCCCTCGAATTTCACGGCTACTCGACTCCATTTCTCTCCCAGAAACACCAGACCATACTTGCCCCAATCTTCTTTTTCTAGTAAAAGAAAGCTTTTGATCACTCGAAGCCTCCATCAAGAGAAACCCAATTCCAAGAATCTTATGAACATACCCTCCCAGGCCGCTTTGGCTGCCGTAATTTTCACATCAATTTCGCAAGGCATTCCTCCTGCCCTCGCTATTGATAATAACAACAgcttcccatcttcttcttcttcgtctcctccACCGGTACTTGAAGTTGAAGTTGCAAAACCCAACGCCTCTCCATCGTCTCCCTTCTCTCAGAACCTTAACCTCACTGCCCCCAAACCTCAAACCCAGTCAACCTCTGATCTCCCCGACGGTACTCAATGGCGCTACAGCGAATTCCTGAATGCGGTCAAGAAGGGCAAAGTCGAACGTGTCCGGTTCAGCAAAGACGGAAGCACCCTCCAGCTCTCCGCCGTTGACGGTCGCCGTGCCACCGTCACCGTCCCCAATGACCCTGATCTCATCGACATCCTTGCCATGAACAGCGTTGACATCTCCGTGTCTGAAGGAGACTCTGGCAATGGCCTCTTCAATTTCATTGGGAATCTCTTGTTCCCCTTCCTCGCCTTTGCCGGATTGTTCTTCCTGTTCCGCAGAGCCCAGGGAGGCCCTGGTGGACCTGGCGGGCTCGGCGGTCCCATGGATTTTGGCCGTTCCAAATCCAAATTCCAGGAAGTTCCTGAGACCGGAGTCACTTTTGCCGACGTCGCTGGTGCCGACCAGGCGAAACTGGAATTGCAGGAGGTGGTCGATTTCTTAAAGAATCCAGACAAGTATACCGCTCTCGGAGCCAAAATCCCCAAAGGTTGTCTCTTGGTGGGACCTCCTGGTACCGGAAAGACACTCTTGGCCAGGGCCGTTGCAGGAGAAGCTGGGGTGCCTTTCTTCTCATGTGCGGCATCGGAGTTCGTGGAGCTATTTGTGGGTGTTGGGGCGTCGAGGGTTCGGGATCTGTTCGAGAAGGCAAAGTCGAAGGCCCCCtgcattgtgtttattgatgagaTCGACGCAGTGGGGAGGCAGCGTGGGGCTGGGCTCGGTGGTGGGAACGATGAGAGGGAGCAGACCATTAACCAGCTGTTGACAGAGATGGACGGCTTCTCCGGCAACAGCGGCGTAATCGTGCTTGCTGCGACCAACAGGCCTGATGTTCTTGATGCAGCTTTGCTAAGGCCAGGAAGGTTCGACCGCCAGGTCACCGTGGACAGACCTGATGTGGCTGGTAGAGTTAAGATCCTTCAG GTGCACTCCAGAGGAAAGGCACTTGCAAAAGATGTAGATTTTGAGAAGATTGCAAGGAGGACCCCTGGATTTACTGGAGCAGACTTGCAAAACCTTATGAATGAAGCAGCCATTCTTGCAGCCAGGCGTGACCTCAAGGAAATAAGCAAAGACGAGATATCCGATGCACTGGAAAGAATAATTGCTGGGCCTGAGAAGAAGAATGCAGTAGTTtcagaagagaaaaagaagttgGTAGCTTATCATG AGGCTGGGCATGCTCTAGTTGGTGCACTTATGCCTGAGTACGATCCAGTTGCCAAGATCTCCATTATCCCTCGTGGCCAAGCTGGAGGACTTACCTTTTTCGCTCCAAGTGAGGAGAGGCTCGAGTCTGGACTGTACAGCAGAAGCTACCTGGAGAATCAAATGGCTGTTGCGCTAGGTGGAAG GGTGGCCGAAGAGGTCATATTTGGGCAAGAGAACGTTACAACTGGAGCATCAAACGATTTCATGCAGGTTTCAAGGGTGGCAAGGCAGATGGTCGAGAGATTTGGATTCAGCAAAAAGATTGGCCAGGTTGCTATTGGTGGACCTGGTGGTAATCCCTTCCTTGGTCAGCAG ATGTCTTCCCAAAAAGATTACTCTATGGCGACTGCAGATGTAGTGGACGCAGAAGTGAGAGAGCTGGTCGAGAAAGCATATTCAAGGGCCAAACAGATCATCACAACCCACATTGACATTCTTCACAAACTTGCGCAGCTTCTCATAGAGAAGGAAAGTGTGGATGGGGAAGAGTTCATGAGCTTATTTATTGATGGCAAGGCCGAGTTATACGTTGCTTAA
- the LOC122658779 gene encoding uncharacterized protein LOC122658779: MAASSETTSSKHARCISLPSRSHPLTQRVEKQLCRLRSSSEATSYCSSSSLHQNLGCLTDLYDCIDELTQLPHTQQALAHGRHDPWIEDVSDASLRLADACGTTRDALSLMKEHLQDLQSALRRRRGGEIGPEKEIARYLSSRKKMNKEIRNCLAELKRKGSKRPSSITLDGDHDDLVATLSILKEVETVTVSTLESMLSFVSNPKTRSKASGWSLFSRMVQTQRIACEEQALEMNEVEKVDMALSALVNHKSCKGNETKQVQIQDVQQWLEGLELSIKDLEEGLQCMFRRLIKSRVSLLNILSH, encoded by the coding sequence ATGGCTGCCTCTTCCGAAACTACAAGCTCAAAGCACGCTAGATGCATCAGCTTGCCCTCTCGATCTCACCCACTCACCCAAAGAGTTGAGAAGCAGTTGTGCAGATTAAGGTCTTCTTCGGAAGCCACCTCCTATTGTTCCTCATCGTCACTGCATCAGAACTTGGGTTGCCTTACAGATTTGTACGATTGCATCGACGAATTGACTCAATTGCCGCACACCCAACAAGCCTTGGCCCATGGTCGACACGACCCATGGATAGAAGATGTGTCGGATGCATCTCTGAGGCTGGCGGATGCATGTGGTACCACCAGAGATGCCCTGTCCCTGATGAAGGAACACTTGCAAGACCTTCAATCAGCCCTTCGGAggagaaggggaggagagaTCGGTCCGGAAAAGGAAATTGCCAGGTATCTCTCTTCCAGGAAGAAGATGAACAAAGAGATCCGCAACTGCCTTGCGGAGTTGAAGCGGAAAGGAAGCAAGCGCCCTTCCTCCATTACCCTAGACGGAGACCATGATGACCTTGTGGCTACCTTAAGCATACTCAAGGAAGTGGAAACCGTCACTGTGTCCACATTGGAATCCATGTTGTCGTTTGTGTCGAATCCCAAGACTCGATCGAAGGCGAGTGGATGGTCATTGTTCTCCAGAATGGTGCAGACGCAGCGTATAGCCTGCGAGGAGCAGGCATTAGAGATGAATGAAGTAGAGAAAGTAGATATGGCATTATCAGCCCTCGTAAATCACAAGTCATGCAAAGGCAATGAAACCAAGCAAGTCCAAATCCAAGATGTGCAGCAATGGTTGGAAGGTTTGGAGTTGAGCATCAAAGATCTGGAGGAGGGATTACAGTGCATGTTCAGGCGCTTAATCAAGAGCAGGGTCTCgcttctcaacatcctcagcCATTAG